GTAGTGGTTCCGGATGAGGCCCATCTCGAAGGGGATCCCGGACGCCTCGGAGAACCCCAGCGCCGCGGGGACGCCCGAGTCGGGCACGGGGATGACGACATCGGCGTTCGACGGGCACTCTTTCGCCAGCTGCCGCCCGAGCGCCTTGCGGACCTCGTAGATGCAGGTGCCGCCCATGATCGAGTCCGGACGGGCGAAGTAGATGTATTCAAAGATGCAGAACCGCTCGATCGCCGGAAGGAACGGCCGGTGGGAGTGCGTCCCCCGGGCGTCGACCACGACCATCTCGCCCGGCTCCACCTCCCGCAGGTACTCCGCCTCGATCAGGTCGAGCGCGCACGACTCGGAGGTGATGACCGTTCCCCCCTCCCCCTTCATCTTCCCGAGGGCGAGCGGCCGGATCCCGTGGGGGTCGCGCACCCCGATCAGCTTGTCCCGCGTCATGAAGAGGAGGGAATACGCGCCGCGGACCTGGTTCAGCGC
Above is a window of Deltaproteobacteria bacterium DNA encoding:
- the purF gene encoding amidophosphoribosyltransferase; translation: MSDGWHDECGVFGIYGHPEASNMAYLGLYALQHRGQESAGIASTDGEKIIFHKEMGLVADIFSEEILSRLPGHMAIGHVRYSTTGSSELKNAQPLVVDFESGSIAIAHNGNLVNAQELKRELEVEGSIFQSSMDTEVIVHLIARSRKERIEDRIVDALNQVRGAYSLLFMTRDKLIGVRDPHGIRPLALGKMKGEGGTVITSESCALDLIEAEYLREVEPGEMVVVDARGTHSHRPFLPAIERFCIFEYIYFARPDSIMGGTCIYEVRKALGRQLAKECPSNADVVIPVPDSGVPAALGFSEASGIPFEMGLIRNHY